TTTCCTTCCAGGCATCGGTGTAGGAAACACCGGCACCAATCTCCAGCCCCGCATCGGTTTCGCGGACCTGCTGCAAATCCCTCACCCGGCCCAGATAGACAACCGGCTTCAGTTCCTTGTGCATCTTGGTCACCCAAAGGCCCACATCGGTGGCGCCCGCCACGATGGTAGCGTCCGGATTGGCTTCCAGGATTTCCGCCAATGCCTCGACAGTGGCCGGGGCGTAATAGGTCTTGTCCCCCAGGCCGGTCACAACAGTGGCGTCATCCTGCAGACTTTCCAGTAACGCCTTCACCTTCGCCTCTTCCGCCGCAAAGTGATCATCTCTGGGCAGGTCATACATTTTGGATGCGGCGTCGATGATCGGGCCATAGCCGGTGCAGCGGCACAGGTTCCCCGCCAGCACATCATTGGTGCGTTGCAGGTCAGGCTTCCCTTCCGTGCGATACATGGCGTAAAGCGACATGACAAAGCCCGGTGTGCAGAAACCGCATTGCGAGCCGCTGGTATCGACCAACGCCTGCTGCGCCGGGTGCAGACGGCCATCATGGGCCTTCAGATCTTCCACGGTGATCAATTGTTTCCCATGCAGGGTGGGCAGGAACTGGATGCAGGCATTGACCGCCCGATAGCGCATCCCACCATCCACCAATTCACCCAGAACCACCGTACAGGCACCGCAGTCGCCTTCGGCACAGCCTTCCTTGGTTCCCATCGCAAGCTCATCCTCACGCAGCCAGCGCAGAACCGTCTGCGTCGGATCAACGGAGGTCAGCTCGCGGATTTGTCCGCGGAAGACAAACCGGATGGGGGTTTCATCCCCCAGAGCCGATGTACGAACCTTATGCGTTTCCGCCTTTGTCATTCTTTTCTAAGCCTTTTCTTCTTTCGGCAGGATTAAATTCAGGATCAGGGAGACGAACCCTGCGGGGATAACCCCGGATTTCAGAACAATCGCCAGATTGGCGTCGAGCGAAGAAAGTGCCTCGGGCACTTGCGCCAAGCCGATTGCGGCCGATAGCGACATGGCAATGATCAGCATATTGCGACGGTTCAGGTCACAGGAGGCCAGCAGCTTGATCCCGGCGGAGACGATCATGCCGAACATGACAATCGCCGCCCCGCCCAGAACTGCATTGGGCATCACACCCACAACCGCGCCCAGCTTGGGAAACAGGCCCGCCAGGATCAGGAAGACACCGCCATAGGTCACCACATGACGGCTCATCACGCCGGTATAGGCGACCAGCCCGACATTCTGGCTGTAGGTCGTATTTGGCAGCGCATTGAGGAATCCGGCCAGGAAAGTGCCGAAGCCGTCCCCCATGATACCGCCGGACAGCTCCCGCTTGGTCGGTTCGCGCTTGGCACCCCCCATGGTGATACCGGAGATATCTCCAACCGATTCCATCGTGGTGACAAAAGCCATGATTACCATGCTGACCACGGCGGCCACCGGGAAATCCAGGCCATAGGCCAATGGCTTGGGCAGTTCGAACCAGGCAGCACCTGCCACGCGGCCGAAATCAACCATCCCCATCGGAATCGCAACCAGATAACCCACAATAATTGCGATGAGGATAGACGCCGCAGCAAAGAAACCTTTCACGAATTGATGCAGGCCCAGTGCAATGGCAATGACCAGCAAGGCCAGCCCCCAGTGGTTCAGCGCGCCGAAATCATCCGGCATATGCGCCCCGCCTGCCGCATATTTAATGCCCGTGGGTAGCAGCATGATGCCGATTGTCGTCACCACCGTGCCGGAAACCACCGCCGGAAAGAAACGGCGCAGCGAATTCATGAAAAAGCCCAGGATCATCTGCACAACACCGCAGACAATGGCGCCACCGAAAACGGCGCTTAATCCGCCCGCCTTGGCGATCGGCAGGGCTATCGGCAGAAAACCGAAACTCGTGCCTTGTACGACGGGCAGCCTTGCCCCCACGGGACCGACGCCGATAGTCTGAACCAGGGTTGCAATCCCGGCAACAAACATGGCCGCCTGGATCAGGAACACCTTTTCATCGACAGTCGCCCCCAGCACCCCGGCAACGATGATCGGCACAGTCACGTTGCCGGCAAACATTGCCAACACATGCTGCACACCCAGCACGATACCTTCCCGAACGGACGGTTTGTATTCGACGGAACTGTTGTTACCCGTCTCCATCGGCTCGGATACTGCAATTTCTTCACTCGCCATCATGTGCCTCCCTGTCGTTAGCACAATATTTCCCATGCAGCGGCGCCTGCTTTATTATTTTGGATACGCCGCCACGGCTTGCGAGACCGTCAATATCGACTATGGCAGATCAGCTGCCGCGATAGGTCGAGAATGCAAAAGGAGAAATCAAAAGGGGCACGTGATAATGCTCACCCGGCGCGGCAATCCCGAACCGGATCACAACCTCGTCCAGAAATTTCGGCGATGGCAGGTCCTGTCCGCTTTCGTCGAAATAGTCGCCCGCATGGAAGACCAATTCATAGACACCAGCCTTGAAGGCATCGCCCTCCAGAATCGGCCCGTCGCAACGCCCGTCATCATTGGTCACGACTTCGGTCAGCTTTTCACGGCCACCATCCACCGAAAACAACTCGATCCGGATCCCCTTACCTGGACATCCAAGCGCTGTATCCAAAACATGCGTAGTGAGACGCCCCATATTTCTCCTCATCCATCCTGTGCCTTACGGCGGTATATTATTCACCTGATCGCGTCGGAATTGACCTGATCACGGGTGTCATTATGTCACATTGTTCAAAATTGTGTACACAAAAAATTACCATCATTGTGTTCAATACCGAATCCACACGCCTTATCAATACATTAAACACAATAATTTTTGCCAGAGCAGCCATTCCCCACCTACCACAGCAATCCAAATCATCACGGAACCGTATAGTGTGAAACTTTAGTACAGAACAAATCCCGCTTGATTATATGTTCTTTCTCACAACCATGTTGACCGAATGATTTATTGGATACATAATCATACGAAACTGGATACAATATCTATACGCAATTCGGAGCGGACAAACCGTATGAGCAAACGCCCACGCAAACGCAATCAGGATGAATGGATTTACCAGGAGGTCTTCGACGCCATTCTGGAACAACGCCTGGCGCCCGGCACGAAACTGGCAGAAGACGCGATGGGTGAAATCTTTGGTGTCAGCCGCACAGTCGTCCGCAAGGTGCTGCAACGTCTCTCACATGAACGGGTCGTGGATATCCGTCCTAACCGCGGGGCCATGGTCGCCGCCCCCACAATCGAAGAAGCCAAGGATGTGTTCGAGGCACGCCGTCTGGTGGAACGCGGCGTAACACGGCTTGCCTGTGCCAGAATCAATGATGAGGCGGCCCATGAGTTGCACGACCTGATCGAGGCCGAAGACGCCTGCTATGAACGCGGCGACCGAAGCGGTGGCATCCGCATGTCCGGCGAATTCCATATGAAACTGGCGGAGATTGCAGGCAATGAAACCCTTGCAGGCTATCTGAAGGAACTCGTGACGCGAACGTCGCTGATCATTGCCCAGTATGAAACACCGGGCAATGTCATCTGCACCCATCATGACCATGAGGACCTTGTGAAAGCGATCCAGTCCGGCGACGCGGATAAAGCCGTCTCGCTGATGGAACATCACATCCGCGCCTGCGAGGACAAACTCAACCTGGATGAAGAGGAAAGCACGCCGGACCTGAAGGCGATCTTCTCCAATATCGGCACGGCCCGCGCGACGGAAGACGCCGCCTGAGCCCATCGGCCAATAAGAATAAGAACCACAAAGGTGAGCCTACAATGACCATTGAACAGGACTATCCGAGAGACCTTATCGGTTACGGCCCCACCCCGCCCAAGGCCAACTGGCCCGGCGGCGCACGGGTCGCGGTCCAATTCGTCCTCAATTACGAGGAAGGTGGCGAAAACTGCATCCTGCACGGCGACCGCGCCTCCGAGGCCTTCCTGTCGGAGATTGTCGGGGCAGACATGCGCGAAGGCGTGCGTCATATGAGCATGGAATCAATCTATGAATATGGCAGCCGCGTCGGGGTCTGGCGGGTCCTGAAACTGTTCAAGGAGCTTAACATCCCGATCACCGTATTCGCGGTCGCCATGGCGCTGCAACGCAACCCAGCCGTGGCGGATGCGGTCCTGGAAGCGGGCCATGAGATTTGCAGTCACGGTTATCGCTGGATCGATTATCAATATGTGCCCGAAGAAATCGAGCGCGAGCATCTCTACAAGGCAATCGAGATCATCAAGTCGGTGACCGGCGAGCGTCCGCTTGGCTGGTATACGGGCCGCACGAGCCCCAACACCCGCCGGATCGTGATGGAGGAAGGCGGCTTCCTCTATGATGCCGACGACTATAACGACGACCTGCCCTTCTGGGTCACCCGCCCCGACGGCGAACCGCATCTGGTGGTGCCCTACACGCTGGACGTCAACGATATGCGCTTTGCCTCCCCGCAGGGCTTCAACAGCGGCGATCAGTTCTTCACCTATTTGCGCGACAGTTTCGACACGCTTTACGAAGAAGGGGCCGAAACCCCGCGCATGATGTCGATCGGTATGCATTGTCGGCTGGTCGGACGCCCCGGGCGCTTCCAGGCGCTGAAACGCTTTCTGGAGCATGTGCGCAGCCATGAAGACGTCTGGTTCTGCCGCCGTATCGACATCGCGCGCCATTGGCACGAGAACCATCCATTTCAGGGGTAGATCATGACCGGCAAGACTTTTACCGACGCGCCCAGCCAGATGGACAAGGCGCAGTTTATGGCTGTCTTTGGCGGCATTTATGAACATTCCCCCTGGGTGGCAGAACGAAGCTGGGAAAAAGGCGTCACCGCCGAACACGACCGGATCGAGGCCCTCGCCGCGACCATGGCGGAGGTGCTGGCCGAAGCCACCCGAGCCGAGCAACTGGACCTGATCAACGCCCACCCCGATCTGGCAGGCAAGGCCGCCATGGCGGGCAAGTTGACCCAGGCCTCCACCGGCGAGCAGGCCAGCGCAGGACTGGACCAGTGCAGCGCGGAGGAGTTCGAGAAGTTCACGCGACTGAACGAAGCCTATAAGGAAAAATTCGGCTTCCCCTTCATCATGGCGGTCAAAGGCCGCCACCGCAGTGAAATCCTGGATGCTTTCGAGACACGCCTGGAGCATGACGAGGCTGTCGAATTCCAGACTGCGCTGGACCAGATCAACCGAATTGCGCTTTTGCGCCTGAACGATCTCTGAGATTGGAAAACACGCATATGAGCAACATAACGTCAGACCTGCCCGAATTCGCCAAACGCTGCATCAACCTGGCGCAGACCCGTCTTGGTGCGAAAGCCGTTTTCGCCACCGATGATTTCTTTGCGCCCGTTGAACGGATGCTGCAGCCACAGCCCGCAGTCTTCATTCCCGACAAATATGACGATAACGGCAAGTGGATGGACGGCTGGGAAAGCCGCCGCAAACGCGGCGAAGGTTATGACTACTCTATTGTCAAACTTGGCCTCAAAGGTGTCATTCAGGGCTTCGATATCGACACGTCTCATTTCACCGGTAACTATGCGCCCGCGACCTCTATCGACGCCTGCGTCAGCGACAGCGAGATGCCGGGTGACGATGCGGTCTGGACCGAAATCCTGCCCGCCACCAATCTCCAGGGCGATACACATCATTTCCTACCGGTCAGCAGCGACGGAAGCTGGACACATCTGCGGGTGAACATCTACCCCGATGGCGGTATTGCGCGCCTACGCGTTTACGGCATCCCCCAGGTGGACTGGAGCGGTCGCGACAAGAGCCAATTGGTCGATCTGGCCGCCACCGTCAACGGCGGCCGCGCGATCATGGCCAACGATGCCCATTTCGGCGTGCCGGATAACCTTCTGGCACCGGGCCGCGGGCTTAACATGGGCGATGGCTGGGAAACCCGCCGCCGCCGCGAACCGGGCAATGACTGGTGTATCATCGCCCTTGGCCACGCCGGGGAAATCGAGAAGATCGAGGTCGATACCGCCCATTTCAAAGGCAACTTCCCGGACCAGGTCTCCATCCAGGCCGCCTTTGTGGACTGGGGCACGGAAGACGCCCTGATCAGCCAGTCTATCTATTGGAAAACACTGCTGCCGCCGCAAAAAATGGAAATGGATAAACAGCACTACTTCGAAGAGGAAGTGCAGAAAGTCGGCCCCATCACCCATGTGCGCCTGAACATTCATCCCGATGGCGGGGTCAGCCGCCTGCGCCTGTTTGGCCGGCCGACCGAATAAGGAGAGGTTGATCCATGTCCGTCCACCATCTGACCATTCGCCCCTTGACCCGCGAGGCCTTCGCCCCCTATGGCGATGTCATCGAAACCGAAGGTGCGAACCATTTCACCATCAACAATGGCAGTACGGAACGCTTCCATGATCTGGCGAAAGTGGATGTCATTGACGGCGGTGGGCGGACCCTGATCAACATCTTCCGGGCAACGCCACTGGACTATCCGTTGCGAATCCGGCTGATGGAACATCACCCGATGGGCAGCCAGGCCTTTATCCCGCTGGATAACCGGCCCTATCTGGTGCTGGTTGCACGGCCCGGAACCGACGAAGTCCGGCCGGATGATCTGCAGGCCTTTCTCGCCAGCGGACGCCAGGGCGTGAATTACCACAAAGGCGTATGGCATCATCCGGTGCTGGCACTGGAAACAGTCAGTGATTTTATGGTGGTCGACCGCGGCGGCGAAGGCAACAACTGCATCGAATACTATTTCGACGACGACCTGGAAATCGTCCTGCCAGGTGCCGACAGGTAAGGTGGCAACATCCCTACCAATCTACCGTTGCAGAATACGCAATGTCGCAATGCACAAAATGGATGACGATTTTTCTTGAATTCTGAATCTGGTTATGGCTTATAACCTCTCCAGGTGTCGGGCCTAGAGCCTCCGCGTCGAACGGTTTTCCGTTCCTCGTTCTCCGTATCCAAAGTAGTAGGAATATGCGCTTTGCGCCTTGCTGCTGATTTGTCTTTTGACAGGATGCGTTCAGGCTTTCCCAGACCGCCACCGAATAATTTTAAGAATTTGGTTGCCCGTTCACGTCCGCGAGCCACCCCATGCAAAAAAGCTGGATGGCTATGCAGAAAGATGCGTTGCTTTTTTTCAGGCCGCACCTATTTCATATGACGGTATGAGAATGGGAATGTTGAGCGAAAGATAAGAAAGGAAAAGACCGTGAGCGATTCCGAAAAGAACAAGAAGCCGCAGTCCGACCGCAAATACGAAGCCAAGCCGCGTAAATGCCTGATGTGCCGGAACGACTTCAAGAGCTCCTGGCCCGGTGAGCGTATTTGCTCCAACTGCAAACAGACCAGCGCCTGGAACGATTCTTCCCTGGCTGCCTAACGCTGTCGGCTGATTCTCAGCGTTTCCAAAAGCCCGCCGTTCAATCCTTAAGATTGCGGCGGGCTTTTGCTTCTGTAAGCCGCATTTCAATCAACTCCCCCAATTGGGTGGAGGCACTGAGATATCCCTGCCGTGCGGCATCATAAACATCCATGTGGTGATATTCCGCGGCTTCCCTGAACAGGGATGCGGCCTGATTATAGTCCGCCGGGCGGTCCGTCGGCAAAGATGCCTTCGCGATCTCAAACCAGCGTACGGCGGAAAACATGTCGCGTTTGATGCCCCGACCTTCCATAAAGCTGACACCCAGATTATAGGCACCCGCCGCATAAGCCTGGCGGGCGGACGCCAGGAACCAGCGCATGGCCTCCTGCCGCATCGCCTCGGCCTTGTCACCGCTTGCTGTCTTCAACAGGTGAAACCCCAGCAGGTTTTGCGCACCGGGAAAGCCGCGGCGCGCCAGAAGCAACAGCGCATCCATCCATTGCTTGGTCGCCCCATCCCGATTGTAGCCGCGACGCACCTCCAGGAAGTTGAAGTCAGCCAATTCCGGCGAGATGACAATCTCCGGTGTCGTGGCGCCGTTTTCCGGGGCGGCCTGCCGACCGCGCAAATCTGCCAGTTCTTCCGCCGACATCTCACGCATTGTCGCCATTTTCAGGTCAGCGGCATCCTTGTTTCCCTGCGCGGCACTAAGTTCAAACCAGATCATGGCCTGAACCCTGTCCTGCGGCAGACCGTATCCGTTGGCATACATCCAGCCCAGGTAATACTGCGCCTCCGCCTGCCCCTGATTCGCGGCCACCTGAAACCATTCCGCGGCCTTGCTGTCGCTTTGGTCGACGCCCTCACCTTCCTCATAGCGCTTGGCGAGATCCACCTGCGCCTGCGCATCACCGTGGCGCGCCTTATCCATCAGTGTTTGAAGGGTCTCATCGGCCCAAGCGGCGGACGACGTCAAAGCCCAGAGAGCAGTTGTCAGAAAGATCGCAAAACGCAGCGGCATATCATGTAAAGTCTTCTTGGAAAAAACACGGCACAGCATAACCTTAACCGCACTTATCCGGCAATTGCGGCGGCAATAAGACTTGGTCCGCAATTCGAATCGCGATATTTATAATGCAGTAACCGTTCCATGTGCCTAAAGGACGTCCGATCATGGCCGACGACGACGACAATTTCGACGAAGACGATATGGCAGCCGCAATCGCCGCAGAGCAGGCAGAGCGTGAAACTGCTGCTGCGGGCGGCGACGATGGCGATGACATGGACGAAATGGATATGGCTGCGGCAATTGCCGCAGAACAGGCCGAACGCGCAGCCGCAGGCGACGATGACGATTTCGACGCCGACCTGGATGACATGGATATGGCGGCCGCCATGGCCGCAGAGCAAGCCGAACGCGCGGACAGTGGTGGTGGCGCAGGCGGGTCAGGTGGTTCCGGCGGCGGCGGTGCCAGTGGAGCCGGTGGCGGTGCAGGCGGACCGGATGTCCGTGTCAGCGCCGTTGAAAATATCGGCGTTGATATAACGGCAGTCCTGGGCACGGCAGATATGAAGGTCAGCAATCTTCTGAAAATCGGCCGTGGTGCAGTCATCGAACTGGATAAGAAAGTGGGCGACCCTGTCGAGCTTCGCGTGGCGGGTCGTGCCATTGCAAAAGGCGAGGTCGTCGTCGTGGAAGACCGGCTGGCGGTTTCCATCACCAACGTCTACAAACGCGGTGTGATGGGCTGATTGCCCCCTGCCCCTAAGACAGGGCGGTTACCCCTTCCTGATTTCGAAAACCAGAATGTCGCCGTCTTTGACGACCTTAATCAATTCATGGCCCTGCGTCTCACAGAAGGCCGGGAAGTCTCTCTCGGCACCGGGGTCGGTGGCATGCACGGTCAGTACCTCCCCGCTGGCCAGGTCCTTCATACGTTTGCGGGCCTTGAGGACGGGCAAGGGGCAAAGCAACCCCGTTGCATCCAGAAATGTATCAGCCATCTTCGGTGCTCCTTTTGTCTTCCCCCCTATCACGTCAAACAGCAAAAAATCCAGCCTTCGGTTGACCTCGCGAAAAAAAAGGCCAAAGATTTAACTTAGATTGTTGAGAATCCATCTGATTTTACAATCAGCGCAGGCCCCGCCGACGCTGCTGTATGGAGCCAAGAGCCCAGTTCATGCATATTTACCTGCCGATTGCCGAAATGTCGGTGAATATCTTCATCCTCCTGGGCATGGGATTGGGCGTTGGTGTTCTGTCCGGGATTTTCGGTGTCGGTGGCGGTTTCCTGATGACCCCGCTTTTGATCTTCCTTGGCATCCCCTCGCCCGTTGTCGTCGCGACACAGGCAAACCAGATTATCGCCTCATCCGTTTCCGGCGCACTGGCGCAGTTCCGGCGCGGCCATGTGGATATCAAGATGGGGATCGTCCTGCTGATCGGCGGCATCGTGGGGTCGACAGGCGGCGTGTGGGTGTTCCGCTGGCTCAGCGAGTTGGGCCAGATCGACCTTGTCATCAAGCTGTCCTATGTCCTGTTTCTGGGGGTGATTGGCGGCCTGATGCTGATCGAAAGCACGCTTGCCCTGTTCCGCAGCCGCAAGGGGCGTGCCGCCAAACGCGGCAAACTGCATGAACATAACTGGCTGCACGGCCTGCCTTTCAAGATGCGCTTCCGCAAATCCAAGCTTTATATCAGTGCCATCATGCCCTTTCTGGTCGGTGCATTCGTTGGCGTGTTGAGCGCAATCATGGGGGTTGGCGGCGGTTTCGTCATGGTTCCGGCCATGATCTATCTGTTGGGAATGCCGACATCCGTCGTGATCGGCACCTCCCTTTTCCAGATCATCTTTGTCTCCGCCAACGCCACCTTCTTCCAGGCCTATCTGAACCAGACCGTCGATGTGGTGCTGGCCATGCTGTTGCTGCCCGGTGCGGTCATCGGCGCGCAAACAGGTTCCAAGATCGGTGCAAAGCTCAATGGTGAGCAACTGCGTGTACTGCTGGGCGCCATGGTCCTGCTGGTCTGCCTGAAACTGGCCTACGACCTCGTCATCCCGCCTGATGACGTCTATTCGATCACCGTGCAGCAGGAGGTGATCGAATGATGCGCCGCCTGTGCCGCCTTCTGGTGATCTTTGTCACGATCACCTGCCTGTCCTCGCTCTCGGCCCGGGCGGAATCGCTTGTGGCCGACCTGTCCGACCATCTGGTCGCGATCACCACCGGCTTTGTCGGTACGGAGTTACTGTTATTCGGCACGGTTGACGGTAAGGGCGATATCGTTGTCGTCACACACGGCCCGACCGAAGAAGTCGTGGTGCGCAAGAAGGAGCGGACATTCGGCCTCTGGATGAACCGGAAGTCTGTCACATTCCAGCATGTTCCTTCCTTCTACTCCTATGGCGTCAGCCAGGGGGCGCTGGATAACCTGACGCCGCGTATCCGCAAACGCCATCAGGTGGGTGCCAGCAATGTGCGGGCAACCGTCAAGGACGTCGTCAGCCCGGAAGACAGTGCGCCCTTCCTCACCGCCCTTGTCCGCAACAAACAGCGCCAGGGCCTTTACAGTGTCACCCCTGACCTGATCGAACGGCGTGGACGGCGGCTGTTCCGCACCAAGGTCTATTTCCCATCCAACGTGCCCACCGGCACCTATATTGTCGAAACCCTGCTCCTGCGCGATGGCGAGGTGATCAGCGCGCAGACCACGCCGTTATTCATCAACAAGCTGGGTGTCGGGGCCTATCTGTTCCGCGTGGCGCATATCCATTCGATCCTGTACGGTGTTACCGCGATTATTGTTGCGGTTCTGGCCGGTTTGCTGGCCAACTGGGTCTTCCGCAAGCTAACTTGATCGTAACTGCACCCGGCCGGTTTTATCATGATGCAAATAACCTGCTTGATTATTTGCACTTACCGAACCTTTGGCTATGCTGCCGATACGGTATGCATAACAATCAGGACAAGAGACAAGCATGGCCTTCGACCTGCACCCGCGTCTGGACGCAGACACACATTTGATCCGCGACTGGTCGCTTTCCCGTGTGTTGCTGATGGATGACAAGCGCTTTCCCTGGGTGATCCTGGTTCCCCGCCGGGAAGATATCCGCGAATGGCACGATCTGGACCAAAAGGACCAGCAGCAATTGCTGACGGAAATGAACCGTATCGCCGCCGCCATGCAGCGGGAGTTCAAGGCCGAAAAGATGAATATCGGCGCGCTGGGTAATATTGTACCGCAATTGCATATCCATGTGATCGCCCGCCACGGCGGCGACGACGCCTGGCCCGGCCCGGTCTGGGGCCAGGGAGAACGCGTGCCCTATGAGGACGAGGCGGAGGAGATGCTGACGCGCCTGCGCAATCAGTTGGGCTGATGAGTAGTTTACCGGCTGTCTTCACAAGCTGGTTCAAGTCACGGGGATGGAGCCCGCATCCCCATCAATTGAAGATGGTCGAAGCCGCCCGACGCGGCGAACACAGCCTGCTGATCGCCCCGACCGGCGGCGGCAAGACCCTGTCCGGCTTTCTGGCAAGCCTTGTCGAATTATCGCAGGATAACGCGCCGGGGCTGCATACACTTTACATCTCCCCACTCAAGGCATTGGCGGTCGATATCCACCGCAACCTCGAAATGCCGGTGCAGGAAATGGGGCTGGACCTGCGGCTGGAAACGCGGACCGGCGACACACCGGCCAACCGGCGTCAACGCCAGCGGGAAAACCCGCCGCATATTCTGCTGACCACCCCGGAATCACTGGCCCTGTTAATCTCATACGACGATGCCGATGCGATTTTTGCCAGCCTGAAATGCATCGTTGTCGATGAGGCACATGCCCTGATCGGCACCAAACGCGGCGACCAGCTGGCGCTTTGCATGGCACGCCTGCAAAAGCTGGCCCCGCAGTGCAGACGGGTGGGCCTGAGTGCCACAGTCGCCTGGCCGGAAGAGTTGCGCGCCTGGTTGTCCCCCACTGCCAGGACCGACGATGTTCACCTCATCAAAGGCGGCGGCGGCGCGAAGGCAAAGGTTTCCCTGCTGACGACCAAAGAGGAGTTGCCCTGGTCCGGCCATTACGGCCTGCATGCCCTGCCTGAGGTTTATGAGGAACTGCGCCATGTGCGGACCGCAATCCTGTTCGTGAACACGCGTGCGCAGGCGGAACTGGTCTTTCAGGAACTTTGGCATCTGAACGAGGACGCCCTGCCCATCGCCCTGCATCATGGCAGCCTCGCCCGGGAACAGCGCCGCAAAGTGGAGGCCGCCATGGCGCGCGGCGACCTGCGCGCCGTTGTCGCCACCTCGTCCCTTGATCTCGGTATCGACTGGGCCGCCGTAGACCTTGTCATCCAGATCGGCCCGCCGAAGGGCGTCAGCCGCCTGATCCAGAGGATAGGCCGTGCCGGGCACCAGTTGAACACGCCCAGCCGCGCCCTGCTTGTGCCCGCCAATCGCTTTGAAGTGCTGGAATGCCGTGCGGCCATTGACGGTGTCGAGGAAGGTACCCTGGACGGCGCCCCGCCGCGGCCCGGCGGGCTGGATGTTCTGGCCCAGCATATTCTGGGCCTTGCCTGTTCAAAGCCCTTCACGGCGGACGAGATTTATAGCGAAGTGACCAAGGCCGCCCCCTATGCAGCACTGGACCGCCAGACCTTCGACGATGTCCTGCGATTTGTGATGGACGGCGGCTATGCCCTG
The Aestuariispira ectoiniformans genome window above contains:
- a CDS encoding ureidoglycolate lyase is translated as MSVHHLTIRPLTREAFAPYGDVIETEGANHFTINNGSTERFHDLAKVDVIDGGGRTLINIFRATPLDYPLRIRLMEHHPMGSQAFIPLDNRPYLVLVARPGTDEVRPDDLQAFLASGRQGVNYHKGVWHHPVLALETVSDFMVVDRGGEGNNCIEYYFDDDLEIVLPGADR
- a CDS encoding uracil-xanthine permease family protein, yielding MMASEEIAVSEPMETGNNSSVEYKPSVREGIVLGVQHVLAMFAGNVTVPIIVAGVLGATVDEKVFLIQAAMFVAGIATLVQTIGVGPVGARLPVVQGTSFGFLPIALPIAKAGGLSAVFGGAIVCGVVQMILGFFMNSLRRFFPAVVSGTVVTTIGIMLLPTGIKYAAGGAHMPDDFGALNHWGLALLVIAIALGLHQFVKGFFAAASILIAIIVGYLVAIPMGMVDFGRVAGAAWFELPKPLAYGLDFPVAAVVSMVIMAFVTTMESVGDISGITMGGAKREPTKRELSGGIMGDGFGTFLAGFLNALPNTTYSQNVGLVAYTGVMSRHVVTYGGVFLILAGLFPKLGAVVGVMPNAVLGGAAIVMFGMIVSAGIKLLASCDLNRRNMLIIAMSLSAAIGLAQVPEALSSLDANLAIVLKSGVIPAGFVSLILNLILPKEEKA
- the uraH gene encoding hydroxyisourate hydrolase; the encoded protein is MGRLTTHVLDTALGCPGKGIRIELFSVDGGREKLTEVVTNDDGRCDGPILEGDAFKAGVYELVFHAGDYFDESGQDLPSPKFLDEVVIRFGIAAPGEHYHVPLLISPFAFSTYRGS
- the xdhA gene encoding xanthine dehydrogenase small subunit is translated as MTKAETHKVRTSALGDETPIRFVFRGQIRELTSVDPTQTVLRWLREDELAMGTKEGCAEGDCGACTVVLGELVDGGMRYRAVNACIQFLPTLHGKQLITVEDLKAHDGRLHPAQQALVDTSGSQCGFCTPGFVMSLYAMYRTEGKPDLQRTNDVLAGNLCRCTGYGPIIDAASKMYDLPRDDHFAAEEAKVKALLESLQDDATVVTGLGDKTYYAPATVEALAEILEANPDATIVAGATDVGLWVTKMHKELKPVVYLGRVRDLQQVRETDAGLEIGAGVSYTDAWKEIAKLYPDFGELIRRIGSTQVRNAGTIGGNVANGSPIGDSPPALIAAGATLVLRKGMTQREMPLEDFFIEYGKQDREPGEFVEMIRLPKPQAGAKFRSYKISKRFDQDITASLGVFNALITDGKVEDIRICYGGMAGTPARAKNAEAALLGKAWTEESVRTAMAAMDRDYSPMTDMRASASYRQTVAKNLLYKFFVETTDTQAETRLVGDRSLAHV
- the uraD gene encoding 2-oxo-4-hydroxy-4-carboxy-5-ureidoimidazoline decarboxylase yields the protein MTGKTFTDAPSQMDKAQFMAVFGGIYEHSPWVAERSWEKGVTAEHDRIEALAATMAEVLAEATRAEQLDLINAHPDLAGKAAMAGKLTQASTGEQASAGLDQCSAEEFEKFTRLNEAYKEKFGFPFIMAVKGRHRSEILDAFETRLEHDEAVEFQTALDQINRIALLRLNDL
- a CDS encoding GntR family transcriptional regulator; its protein translation is MSKRPRKRNQDEWIYQEVFDAILEQRLAPGTKLAEDAMGEIFGVSRTVVRKVLQRLSHERVVDIRPNRGAMVAAPTIEEAKDVFEARRLVERGVTRLACARINDEAAHELHDLIEAEDACYERGDRSGGIRMSGEFHMKLAEIAGNETLAGYLKELVTRTSLIIAQYETPGNVICTHHDHEDLVKAIQSGDADKAVSLMEHHIRACEDKLNLDEEESTPDLKAIFSNIGTARATEDAA
- the puuE gene encoding allantoinase PuuE, which encodes MTIEQDYPRDLIGYGPTPPKANWPGGARVAVQFVLNYEEGGENCILHGDRASEAFLSEIVGADMREGVRHMSMESIYEYGSRVGVWRVLKLFKELNIPITVFAVAMALQRNPAVADAVLEAGHEICSHGYRWIDYQYVPEEIEREHLYKAIEIIKSVTGERPLGWYTGRTSPNTRRIVMEEGGFLYDADDYNDDLPFWVTRPDGEPHLVVPYTLDVNDMRFASPQGFNSGDQFFTYLRDSFDTLYEEGAETPRMMSIGMHCRLVGRPGRFQALKRFLEHVRSHEDVWFCRRIDIARHWHENHPFQG
- the alc gene encoding allantoicase codes for the protein MSNITSDLPEFAKRCINLAQTRLGAKAVFATDDFFAPVERMLQPQPAVFIPDKYDDNGKWMDGWESRRKRGEGYDYSIVKLGLKGVIQGFDIDTSHFTGNYAPATSIDACVSDSEMPGDDAVWTEILPATNLQGDTHHFLPVSSDGSWTHLRVNIYPDGGIARLRVYGIPQVDWSGRDKSQLVDLAATVNGGRAIMANDAHFGVPDNLLAPGRGLNMGDGWETRRRREPGNDWCIIALGHAGEIEKIEVDTAHFKGNFPDQVSIQAAFVDWGTEDALISQSIYWKTLLPPQKMEMDKQHYFEEEVQKVGPITHVRLNIHPDGGVSRLRLFGRPTE